From the Limanda limanda chromosome 7, fLimLim1.1, whole genome shotgun sequence genome, the window AGGTGTAAACAGAGATAAACCGAGACAGGGATTTGTATGACTACACGACATTGTGTCTCTCGGATAATGTTCAGGTCCAGTCATCAGCGCTTTTTTTGGACCTTTCATTTGTATCTTAATATCCTCATCACTAGCTGTTGCTCAGTTGTATTGAAAGTGTGTTTGCTGTAAACAAATGACTGAGGTTTCATCCACTCACCCTGTTTTATTCACTGCTTGCTCAGTGAGCCTGTGGACTTTGGGTCAGTCAGACAAACTAatcttattttcttttacatgaACGGAGCGTTTGAGATCAAATTGGGGCCGAACGAGATTTGCTTTGGCCACAAGATGGCGCCATACTGTTAATGTTGAGTGAGCAGAAAAGTCAGACTTGAGGTGGTTGTGTGCAGATGTGTTCCGTTGCCCTCCCTCATGTAACTGCTCTGCTTTTGAATCAAGGTGAAATAAGGAATCTGTCGCTCATCTCTGCATCACACTTTAGATGGATGGACAAAGCAGCAAATATCCTCTTAGAGAACTGAGTGAAGTAACAGGATTGATGCTTCGtcacaaaatgtaaataagataaaacataTTAGTTTAAATAATTCGAACGGTGACTGGTTGGTTGTATATGATTCCGTGGGCCAATTAAACCTTTTTTAACTCATTTAGTTGGACTTTTTAAAACTACCTCAAAATGTTCGGTTATAAgaaatatttgtcaaattatAGAATGTGTGAATCTGGCATCcccttatttttctttattaataatTGTATCGCTTTGTAGCTGAAGTCGGTGAATACCACCATATCGTTAGCTGTAATAATGAGCCAAATACACAATAaacgtgtatatatatttccagTGCACATGATGTGTGATGTGAATATCAGAGCGTGTTTAGGGGATCTTATAAAATACATCTCCCCTGGTCGTGTCCAGGTTCTGAGCTGGTGAACAAGGTACAATAATACATGTGGTGAACTCTGAAGGCAGGATGGCACGGAGGCTGAAATCAGTGGAACATTTCATGGTTTTAATAAACAAGCATCTTTTATTGAAAGAGACTATACTGAGGACAACACAGAGTATACACAGAAGGCAGCAGAGTAGGCTACAAGCACAGAGGGCAGGCATATGATACTCGTGGAGAGATGGTGGCGCTTCAGGTGAACCAGCACTAGTTCCTTCCAGTGTTAGTGTGATTTTTTTATAGGCTCAGATCATCGTAGGAGGAATATGGCTCCTCCACTGAGCGCACAGAGATTTTGAAGTGGCGCCGCAGAAAGCCTCCGTAGCGCTTGTCCCACTTCAGGTTGTTTAACTTTGGTCGGATCCTCCTCATGAAGCCTCCGTAGCGCTTCTGCAGCTCCTCGGGCTCCTGGCTCTCCTGCTCCGCCGAGCTACTCCTCCTTGATTTGGGGCCAAATTTGCGTAAAAAGCCGCCGTAGCGTTTACTGTAAGTGCGCAGCAGCGTCGGGTCCTCCGGTGTGTCGTGCGCGTCTCGCTCCTCCAGCCTCTTCAACAAGTCCTCGTATTTCTGGGGCAGCGCGGCGGCCTTCATGATGTAGTTGTCGCGCACCGGCGAGCTGAAGattttgttcttgttcttgtcgATTCTCTTGATGAAGCCGCCGTAGCGTTTGACCAGGTCTGcctgctgcctctcctcctcctccgcgcCCTCATCCTGGATGAAGTCCGCCAGCCCCGGCACCTGGACGCAGCTCTGCACCTCACACTCCGCACTGCACGActgcacgacacacacacacacacacagaagagtgTGAAACATGTGAGATCATGCTCTCGTCAGATTTACTCTTTAAAACATAAGACCACAGCTCCACCTCGCACGTTATAAGCAAGACAAGGCAGTTTAATTTATAAAGCATCTTAGCTGTACAgggataaaacaaacaaacaaacaacaacattaaaacaaaacaatttaaaatcagaAAGCACAGTTTAAAACCATTTTCTATCTTTGAGGCGCCATCTTCCATCTTTGGTCATATGATTCAAACCTATTGTTACTCCACTGATATTGTGTCTCACTTaggatattttattttctcattattCATTCGGAATAATCAAAAtccagataataaaataaagtaaaagtaaagttCTTATAGGCACTTacatatagcactttgtagtttggcttttttgaagaaaattgtactttcttgattcttgttgttctgggtttgtaccctcatggttgaatgcacttattgtaagtcgctggataaaagcgtcagctaattGAAATGTTATAGAAAAATTTAGTAATCAAAACTTTTGGATGTTGTGAGTTTCCTGATTTAGAATTTTCATTATCACTTAAGTATGAGGTCATCCTATTTGTAGATGAGGCTTGTatagaaaagtaaaaaaggCGCAGTAATGGCCTGGGGCGTGGGTCTTACCaggccgctgctgctgctgctgctgctgctgctgaaagcTGCGTCGGAGCTGAGGACTTGctgaacacatttctgacaCAGTGAAGAGCAGTCTGAATGAATGGAGGGCGGCAAGCTCAGGATCAGCACCAGGACATACCACTCCATTCTTCAGCAGgtccctgagacacacacacacacacagagagagagagagagagagagagagagagagagagagagagagagagagagagagagagagagagagaggggaagagagagagagagagaggagtacaTTAGGCtcagaatctttttttttttggtgataTATATCTCCAAATATTGATAAACAACTTCATTCAATGTCAattacaatcaaatattattaatttagAGCGCTTTAAAAATTTCTCATGAGATCACTGTACTTGTGTTGACCACGTCGACTTGTACACTGCGTAATGGCGCACTGGTGCCAAGTCTTTCCATCATAACCTCTTGTTTAAGCACAGATGCAATACACGTGTTCTAAATGACAGTTTCACAAAGACAAGTCACAGTCAGTACCTCAGGAGTTGGAGATACTTCCAGGCGCGTTAAGACTCGCAGAGGCGCATCTACCATCAAGTGCAAGCTCGCTGTCCACTCTCCTGCGCTCTGCTGCGCTGCGCCTTCTTTTTATCGCCGGAGACTTGCCTGTGTCACCGCCGCGCATCAGAGCAGCTTCTATTAACGGACCAATGGGAGGGCAATAAAGTGCGTAAATAATCCCACCGCCTCCCCGCTCCTGGAGTTCTTAACAACGcccacacagagacaggagacacagcatcatcatcatcttcatcatcatcatcatcatcatcatcatcatcatcatcatcatcatcatcatcatcatcatcatcatcatcatcatcatcatcatgaatgGAAAACACTGATCCACAAATACCTACTGTACATCTAATTAGTCtgggtaaaaataaaaactgtgagTGACTCAGCCAAACCAAAGCCAAACATCAGGTTTATTTAACCCATGATCTTTTCCCAATATTAACATTTGATAAGTGGCTTACATGTTAGAAAAGATCTTTTGATTTCCATGTCCATAGTTACAGAACAGCTTTAAGGAGTGGTGTTCACTGGATGACTGTAAAATCCAGTCTCTCTTTTAGCTCTCTACAGTATCTTAGTCTTAAGGGGCTCCATATGTTCACCTGCTACTCTTTAACTGTTTCTGTCAGAGCTTCTCTGAAAACAGGTGGACCCGACTGAGCCAAAACAGTAACAAGCTGAAAGAAGCCAAAATGCTCCACGGAACATACGGAAGTGGTGTTTGTGCCAACTCTGTAGTGTTGGGAAAACTAGTCATGACAGTTTGCTCTTGGTGCTACAATCAACACTGCATTGGAAGTAGCAACATACTTTTATTGAAAGGAAGGGGCTTGGAAAACCCAATGAAAGGCCTGCTGGACCCTCGTCACATAGACTCTTCATCAAGGAGAGACGTTAATACTTTGTTTACTCCATATGTAGTTTATTAATAACTCCATTTGTATTGAATCAGTTAGGGTTGACAGTAAAAATAAAGTACAGTATCAGggatatttgaaaatgtttgaaaaattaTATGTAGCGTACTATGAGTCATATTCACCCAGTGACAGTGTATCACTCACACGTCCTATCTACAAATCAAGTTCAGTGTCTTGCACAAGGGCACTTAGGAAAGCAAAATGGAGGGATGGAACCGCCAACCCTCTAATTTGTGGATGACCCATCCTGTAATACAGCCAAGTtatttgtgaaataaataactTGAAACAGGACCCTTTGTTATCAGAGATTTCAACAGTACAGATTTCTGGTTGGTACTTGCTCTCCTCCACTACATTTTGTATCTGTTGTAAATAGAGgttgttaatgttttttatgtttgttattCTGTTTTTTGTTCAGAGAGTGAAACTGGAACATGCATCACACATCTGTCCttgtgtaataataatgataataaacttCATTTGTATAGCCCCTTTTATACTTAATCTTTTGCACACATTAAGTGCTTCACataaaaatagacaaaaaatatttgaaatcatTACAAGATGGAACTCACAGTTGAAGTGCACTAAAGCCTTGAGACAGAAAAAGCATAGCAGTGATTGGTGGCTCCCTCGAAACCCATAATGTGATATTTTAATCAACAAGTAAAACAATAAACTGCGGTTTCAAAATCTACTGCCCAACCCTAGAATCAGCTGATGTGGTTACAAAATCTGAGCAGGTAGTGGATCGACATTTCAATCGTTTGAAAAAGAAATAGCCTAGAGACGCTGACAgtttctttatatatatgttaCATATAGGTGGATTATGTCCACACCTCCCCCACCTCTTAGCAAATCAACAGACACccactctgtgttgttgtgacatTAATGAGGTTTGTGTGGTCGGTGAATACCTTGAGGTTGCAACATGTAGGAGACAAACAGTAAAGCCAGTGCTCTGTGTTGGATAGTAGGACTAAATGAAATGATCGGCACATTACAATTCAGCCTCATCCCATTTCAAGGTTGAAGCCCTTCAAGCATATCTGCAGACCAATGCTATACTTTGAGTCTGTTTGAGGCGTTTGTAACACACTCTTACTGTCCTCACATGCAGTCTGCTGACATCTCTTATTCCAAAATCATTTGAATAAGTTGTCGATTTGCAGATGTGCCACTACACTCGGTAGAAGCTGATGATATCTGATTctatttgcacattttattttagatacatgttttttaaatgaatgacttaaagatgaaaacaaatctctgTAACTACCATGACAACAGTGTTTCATCACTTACTACACTGCCACAGTGTCACAGTATATTTCCTATGCTCCGTAGAAGGTGCTGCTCTGCAACACCCAGGATGCTGACACCTTCTTAAATTAACACACAGCTCATGTCACAGTTCTCAGACAAAGGACTGCTTTTTGTTATCAAGTTATTATTATCAAGCgcatttgaaaaaagaaaactaaaataggGGGGAAAAAggatacaaaataaatcagtaaCCACAGTAGCTTATAGGTCAGACGCCTGCTATGAGGGGCCGTGAGGGACATTATTCAgaataccctctcacacacacaactgaaaagctctcacacacacaactgaaatgctctcacacacactactgaaaaactatacgctcacacacacaactgaaatgctctcactcacactactgaaaaactatacgctctcacacacactactgaaatgctctcacacacactactgaaaaactataccctctcacacacactactgaaatgctctcacacaaacaactgaaaaacgccgctctcacacacacactactgaaaagctctcacacacactactgaaatgctctcacacacactactgaaaagctctcacacacactactgaaaaggtctcacacacactactgaaatgctctcacacacactactgaaattctctcacacacactactgaaaagatctcacacacactactgaaatgctctcacacactgctgaaaagctctcacacagactACTGAAATTGTTAAGATCACGGTGCtctaagactttttactttgtgcctcctgcatgtttgttgttatttcatgtgtttcccctgtttatttatgttgtcatgtgcttgttgtgtttacgtTGTCAgaccatgtgttttctgttattgtccggagactccgccctctgctgcttcccgctctttgtccctctcacctgttccctatcatcaccctgagtgtttgcctcatttgttcacctgtgtcttgcctttgttcctcctcctatATAAGCTCAGTCTTTCTGTTGTTCCCTGTCGGATTGTCTCGTTTGTTCcctgtgagaagccatgccagTTTTTTGAGGTCTGTTTACTTGatatgttatttggatttctgatTTTTGAAACCTCTTTGATTTTCCAgtttttggaattctgttttgcctttttggatccttgtttttgccattttttgaaagaataaaatagtattttttgcatttggtCTGCGATTGAGTCCTTATCTTGAGAAAGCCTAACAGTACAATCCGACCAGAATGGACTCAGCAGACCAAGTGAGGGCCGCCACTGAACATCATGACACAGTCCTGGGTCAACACAAGACTCAGCTGGAAGCCGCCCTCACGAGCGTCGGAGACCTGACGGCCCAGATGCAGGCCTTGCAGCTCAGCCGATCCTCCGTGGCTAATCCGCCCTATCCCCAGCCTCCAGCACCAGCCCATGAACCTAagctgcctcctcctcagaaaTACGCTGGTGAGCCCGGCACATGCCGCTCTTTTCTCTCCCAGTGCTCTGTCGTTTTTGAACTGCAACCAACCTCCTTCCCTTCTGAGCGCTCAAAGGTGGCGTACGTCATCATCCAGCTGTCCGGACGGGCAAGAGAGTGGGGGACTGCTCTTTGGGAGGCCCAGTCGCCCTCCTGCAACACCTTCAAGGACTTTGCTGACGAGATGAGAAGGGTTTTTGATCGGTCCAAACACGGGCATGAGGCTGCTCGTGAACTATTACATATGCGCCAGGGGCAAGGGTCCGTTTCGGATTATGCCATCGACTTCCAGACCCTCGCAGCATCCTCTGGCTGGAACGCTGATGCGCTTTTTGATACGTTCTTGAACGGGCTGTCGGAGGAAATCAAGGACGAGCTGATTGCCCATGATCTACCCCACACCTGCGATGCCCTGGTCAACCTTGCCATCAGAATCGACACGAGGATGCAACAGCGCCAACGCATGAGGGCTTCCGGGGGGTCCCGCAGATTCTCCATGGTCACCCCGGTCACCCAACCAGCACTCTTTTCGGCTTCTGAGGATCCTGGACCAGAACCCGTGCAGGTGGATCGCACCCGTCTGACCCTGGCTGAGCGGCAGAGAAGATTCGCCTTCCGTTCATGCCTGTACTGTGGCCAGCCAGGGCACTTCATCTCTGCCTGCCCGGTAAAAACCAACGCTCACCAGTAGGAGGGGTACTGGTGAGCGTGACATCCCTTCTACCCTCCTCAGAACAACGCACTTCTTTTTCTGCCATCCTGAAGTGGGGGGCCCAACAACAGGAGGTGGTGGCTTTGATTGACTCCGGAGCGGAGGAGAACTTCCTCGACTCCTGCTTCGTGGCTCAGTGGGGATTACCGACCATTCAACTCAAGACTCCAATGGTGGCCAACGCGCTGAATGGCCAAAGGCTGGCCAACATCACACACGTCAGTGCTCCAGTGAGTCTCTTCCTCTCCGGAAACCATCATGAAGTAATGAGCTTCTATGTTATCGACTCCCCTAATTCCCCTCTGGTCCTTGGCCACCCCTGGCTCGCCAAGCATAATCCCCATATCGACTGGAGAGGCATGAGAATTGTGGGCTGGAGCCCATCCTGTCTTTCTAACTGTCTCATTCAAGCCCAGACCCAGTTGCCCCCAGCTTCTGGATCGCCAGAGGAGTTTCCAGACCTGTCAGCGGTCCCCCGTGAGTACATGGATCTTAAGACTGTTTTTAGTAAATCCAGAGCCTCTTCGTTACCCCCCCATCGGCCCTATGATTGTTGCATTGACCTCTTACCTggcacttccccccccccagaggtcGCCTCTTTTCGCTGTCACGGCCTGATACAGAGGCTATGACTGTATACATCAGAGATGCTCTCGCAGCAGGCATAATACGCCCATCCTCCTCCCCCGCAGGAGctggtttcttttttgttggcAAGAAAGACGGCTCTTTGCGCCCGTGCATCGACTATCGGGGTCTCAACAACATTACAATCAAGAATCGTTACCCTCTACCTCTAATGTCCTCAGCCTTTGAGCTACTTCATAAAGCAACAGTGTTCACTAAGCTTGATCTCCGGAATGCCTACCATCTCGTTCGTATCCGTGAGGGAGATGAGTGGAAGACACGTTCAATACCGCCTCTGGCCACTACGAGTACCTTGTCCTTCCATTCGGTCTTACGAACGCCCCAGCGGTGTTTCAGAGTTTAGTGAACGATGTCCTGAGAGACATGCTGAAtagatttgtgtttgtctatttagatgacattttaattttttcaaattCTCTGTCCGAGCATGTGTCCCATGTACATTCTGTCCTTCAACGCCTGCTGGAGAACCGGCTCTTTGTGAAGGCTGAGAAGTGCGAGTTCCATCAAGAAAGAGTCACCTTTCTTGGATACGTGATCTCCCCCGGAACCATCCAAATGGATCAGCAAAAGGTCGAAGCAGTCCTGGAGTGGCCCCCCCTTCGACCCGCAAGGAGCTTCAAAGCTTCCTCGGATTTGCTAACTTTTATCGACGCTTCATCCGGAATTACGGTTCACTGGCGGCTTCCCTCACAGCCCTGACGTCCACAGCTGTTAAATTCCTCTGGTCCTACGCTGCGGAGGAAGCGTTTCAAGCCCTAAAACAACGCTTCACCTCAGCCCCCATCCTGATCCAACCTGACCCCAGTAGACAGTTCATCGTGGAGGTTGATGCCTCCGACATTGGCGTCGGAGCTCTGCTCTCCCAACGCTCAGCCAGAGATAACAAGGTCCATCCCTGTGCCTTCTATTCACACCGTCTCACGCCTACTGAGCAGAATTATGACGTCGGCAATAGGAAATTGCTGGCGGTGAAGCTAGCGCTGGAGGAGTGGAGACATTGGCTGGAGGGCGCCTCTGTGCCGTTCCTGGTCTGGACTGACCACAAGAACTTGCAGTACATCCGCACTGCCAAAAGGCTCAACCCCCGTCAAGCCCGCTGGGCCATGTTCTTCTCCCGATTTAATTTTAACCTGTCTTACCGTCCTGGTCACAAGAATGTTAAGGCCGACGCACTGTCTCGGCGATTCAGTCCCCGTGAGAGACCCCAGGAACCGGATACCATCCTCCCCCCTCATTGTGTTCTAGGAGCAGCTCAGTTTGATATAGAGACTATTGTTACTGCTGCTCAACCTAATGAGGTAAAACCCAGTCAGTGTCCTACTAACCGTCTTTTTGTGCCCAGTTCTGTCCGTCCACAAGTCTTACGGTGGGGTCATTCAACCCAGCTGTCCGGTCACCCGGGAACCAGACGAACGCAAGCCTTCATTGGCCGACGATTCTGGTGGCCGTCCATGAGGGAGGAGGTCCACAAGTTCGTCCAGACTTGTCCAGTCTGCGCTCGGAATAAAACATCTACCCGACCGCCAGCCGGCCTACTGCAACCCCTACAGGTTCCTAGGAGACCATGGTCTCACGTATCAATTGATTTTGTTACTGGTCTACCCCTATCCGATGGCAACACCACGATCCTCACGGTGGTGGATCGGTTTTCTAAGTCTGTCCATTTCATTCCCCTCCCCAAGCTTCCCTCTGCCATAGACACTGCTAAACTGATGGTTCAGcatgtttttaaattacatgGTTTACCTGTAGAGGTTGTTTCTGACAGGGGCCCTCAGTTTACGTCCAGTTTCTGGAAGGCCTTTTGTGGTCTTATTGGTGCATCTGTCTGTTTATCATCTGGTTTTCACCCGCAGTCCAACAGCCAAACAGAGAGGGCAAACCAGCAGTTGGAGACAGTGCTGCGATGCCTGGCATCCCAGAACCCCACCTCCTGGAGCCAACAACTGCCCTGGGCCGAGTATGCCATAAATTCCCATATTACATCCTCCACAGGCCGGTCCCCCTTCGAGTGCTCCCTGGGCTATCAACCACCTCTGTTCCCAGAccaggagagggaggtgggcGTTCCTTCTGCTGAGGCATACATCCGTCACTGCCGCCGGACATGGAAACGCACACGCTCGGcactcctgctctcctctgccAGGATGAAGGTCCAAGCAGACAAACACCGCTCCCAACCCCCCCCCTTAT encodes:
- the pdyn gene encoding LOW QUALITY PROTEIN: proenkephalin-B (The sequence of the model RefSeq protein was modified relative to this genomic sequence to represent the inferred CDS: inserted 2 bases in 1 codon; substituted 1 base at 1 genomic stop codon): MRGGDTGKSPAIKRRRSAAERRRVDSELALDGRCASASLNAPGSIXPTPEVLTVTWTCXRMEWYVLVLILSLPPSIHSDCSSLCQKCVQQVLSSDAAFSSSSSSSSSGLSCSAECEVQSCVQVPGLADFIQDEGAEEEERQQADLVKRYGGFIKRIDKNKNKIFSSPVRDNYIMKAAALPQKYEDLLKRLEERDAHDTPEDPTLLRTYSKRYGGFLRKFGPKSRRSSSAEQESQEPEELQKRYGGFMRRIRPKLNNLKWDKRYGGFLRRHFKISVRSVEEPYSSYDDLSL